The following proteins come from a genomic window of Nicotiana tomentosiformis chromosome 12, ASM39032v3, whole genome shotgun sequence:
- the LOC138903416 gene encoding uncharacterized protein, whose translation MLTTEYELFRMKDDESIQDMHTRSTSIINELHSLGEIILRNKLVRKILSLLPGSWEIKVNDITEANNLQKLTIDELIGNLKTYEMKKKKDHERRDPKREKNAVLKTDNNESSGEDADMAYLTKRFQKMVRKNGGIPKKGNTCKPRGYDLCHKCRKSWHFIKDCPLLKQDYYKHNTDKAAKRNQVPDKRFKRKDVADNVVKQALATWGDSSSESGKDDDKGYSSMMAVESEATEYDSIFSLMIQSDDDEDDDEDEVNFLDVQKKLKSYSQNKLISLANVLIDAYHNLINDKNALTTKLGEIEHERDDLVLVVVDQRETIESLKREKDTLTERIANIEHERDDLLVVVVDLKETIEELKREGNTGHFKETCKAKYQSQQKNKVFTKKGNKSGDLSCLSVVDDDSELWHRRMGHASFTLLNKLVKKDLDSHDKIDQEGEQSIVPGEVIDMANGKTDMMSQVKDSNDNGTYESPANIEEPSSSITTTEAENRVDDAHQGTPHVERESHSEILGPFHNKIWVSNWKHKSSHPLENVITPLDSGIQTRSKAINAFVFSAFLSQIEPRNIKEALKDVDWITVMQEELHQFERNSLKNTTRNKARLVVQGYNQEEGNDYDETFAPVVRMEAFRIFIPSHMEFKLFQMDVKSVFLNGFLKEEVFIKQPPGFECHEHSEHVFKLDKALYGLKQKRERNLLIVQVYVDYIIFGAISDSLCEEFATLMGSEFEMSMMGELNFFLGLRVKQTSKGTMISQQKYIKELLKRFEMESSKIIDTLIATSTRLDMEEPGSSVSIQSKGVLSEGCKENSELPYLISGTVLGLDQLGDSRSAAKSSNHINALTLLEGGLEEGLELSGSLGAEIIEAKCDSLLMVNQVNETFKVQEYRMQRYLDKLQLISLANVLIDAYHNLINDKNALTTELGEIEHERDDLVLVVVDQRETIESLKKEKDTLTERIANIEHERDDLLVVVVDLKETIEELKREGNTGHFKETCKAKYQSQQKNKVFTKKGNKSGDLSCLSVVDDDSELWHRRMGHASFTLLNKLVKKDLDSHDKIDQEGEQSIVPGEVIDMANGKTDMMSQVKDSNDNGTYESPANIEEPSSSITTTEAENRVDDAHQGTPHVERESHSEILGPFHNKIWVSNWKHKSSHPLENVITPLDSGIQTRSKAINAFVFSAFLSQIEPKNIKEALKDVDWITVMQEELHQFERNSLKNTTRNKARLVVQGYNQEEGNDYDETFAPVVRMEAFRIFIPSHMEFKLFQMDVKSVFLNGFLKEEVFIKQPPGFECHEHSEHVFKLDKALYGLKQKRERNLLIVQVYVDYIIFGAISDSLCEEFATLMGSEFEMSMMGELNFFLGLRVKQTSKGTMISQQKYIKELLKRFEMESSKIIDTLIATSTRLDMEEPGSSVSIQSKGVLSEGCKENSELPYLISGTVLGLDQLGDSRSAAKSSNHINALTLLEGGLEEGLLTSTHFGFSQRDFEELKIFSEEQPVRQPMITILELYHLLHGLRNASALWKN comes from the exons ATGTTGACAACTGAGTATGAGCTCTTCAGAATGAAGGATGAcgagtccattcaggacatgcacacTCGCTCCACCTCTATCATCAATGAGCTTCACTCACTAGGAGAAATAATTCTCAGGAACAAACTTGTCAGAAAAATACTTAGTCTATTACCTGGTTCTTGGGAAATCAAGGTAAATGACATCACAGAGGCAAACAATTTGCAGAAGctaaccattgatgaactcattggtaaTCTGAAAAcgtatgaaatgaagaagaaaaaggatcATGAGAGAAGAGAtcccaaaagggagaagaacgcagtcctcaagacagacaataatgaatcaagtggtgaggatgctgaTATGGCTTACTTAACAAAACGATTTCAGAAGATGGTCCGCAAAAATGGAGGTATTCCAAAGAAGGGCAACACTTGCAAGCCAAGAGGCTATGACTTATGTCATAAGTGTAGGAAGTCATGGCACTTCATCAAAGATTGTCCTCTCCTCAAGCAAGATTATTACAAACACAACACAGATAAAGCAGCtaagaggaaccaggttcctgacAAACGATTCAAAAGAAAAGATGTTGCCGACAAcgttgtgaaacaagctcttgctaCATGGGGAGACTCCTCAAGTGAATCTGGCAAAGATGATGACAAAGGTTACAGCTCCATGATGGCAGTAGAAAGTGAAGCAACTGAATATGACTCTATCTTTTCCCTGATGATACaatctgatgatgatgaagatgacgatgaagatgaggtaaactttctggatgttcaaaaaaaattgaaatctTATTCTCAAAACAAGCTTATATCTTTGGCTAAtgttttaattgatgcttatcacaaTCTCATTAATGATAAAAATGCACTAACCACGAAACTAGGAGAAATAGAACACGAGAGAGATGATTTAGTGTTGGTTGTGGTTGATCAAAGAGAGACCATTGAGAGTTTAAAAAGGGAAAAAGATACTTTGACTGAGAGAATTGCAAACatagagcatgagagagatgacctattagtAGTAGTCGTAGACCTAAAggaaacaattgaggaactaaaaAGGGAAG GTAACACTGGGCACTTTAAGGAAACCTGTAAGGCCAAGTATCAGTCTCAACAGAAAAACaaagtttttactaaaaag GGAAACAAGAGTGGTGATCTCAGCTGTCtaagtgttgttgatgatgattcTGAACTATGGCACAGAAGGATGGGTCATGCAAGTTTCACGTTGCTGAACAAGTtggtcaagaaggacctg gattcacatgataagattgaTCAAGAGGGAGAACAATCAATTGTCCCCGGTGAAGTCATTGACATGGCAAATGGAAAAACTGACATGATGAGTCAGGTCAAGGATTCAAATGACAATGGCACATATGAATCTCCAGCTAACATAGAGGAACCCAGTTCCtcaatcacaacaactgaagctgaAAATAGAGTTGATGATGCACATCAAGGGACCCCGCATGTAGAGAGAGAATCACATTCAGAAATACTTGGACCATTCCACAACAAGATTTGGGTGTCTAACTGGAAACACAAAAGTTCACATCCTCTGGAAAATgtgatcactcctcttgattcaggaattcaaaccagatcaaagGCAATAAACGCGTTTGTCTTCTCAGCTTTTCTCTCTCAAATTGAGCCCAGGAATATCAAGGAAGCATTAAAAGATGTTGATTGGATTACAGTTATGCAAGAAgaactccatcaatttgagaggaacagt TTGAAAAACACAACAAGGAATAAGGCAAGGCtagtagttcaaggctacaatcaggaagaagggaatgactatgatgaaacttttgctccagttgtTCGAATGGAGGCCTTCAGAATTTTTATtccatctcatatggaattcaaattgttccaaatggatgtcaaaagtgtttttctgaatggctttctaaaggaagaagtcttcatcaagcaaccacctggtttCGAGTGCCATGAGCATTCTGAGCACGTGTTTAAACTTGACAAGGCATTATATGGACTGAAGCAG AAACGCgagaggaacctgctcattgtgcaaGTTTATGTTGACTACATCATCTTTGGTGCAATAAGTGATTCTCTGTGTGAAGAGTTTGCAACGCTCATGGGAagcgagtttgaaatgagcatgatgggagaattgaatttcttcttgggtTTGCGAGTCAAGCAAACTTCTAAGGGCACAATGATAAGTCAACAAAAGTACATCAAAGAGCTTCTGAAGAGATTTGAGATGGAGAGTTCAAAGATCATTGATACACTTATTGCCACTAGCACTCGCCTGGATATGGAGGAACCTGGTTCTTCT GTTTCAATCCAATCCAAAGGAGTCTTATCTGAAGGATGCAAAGAGAATTCTGAG CTTCCTTATCTCATCAGTGGCACTGTTTTGGGCCTTGATCAACTGGGCGATAGTAGAAGTGCTGCCAAATCCTCCAACCATATCAATGCACTCACATTACTCGAGGGTGGTCTTGAAGAAG gtctcgaactatctggaagcttgggagcagagattatagaagctaagtgtgattccctcctcatggtaaaccaagttaatgagACTTTTAAAGTCCAAGAATatcgaatgcaaaggtacttggataaattacag CTTATATCTTTGGCTAAtgttttaattgatgcttatcacaaTCTCATTAATGATAAAAATGCACTAACCACGGAACTAGGAGAAATAGAACACGAGAGAGATGATTTAGTGTTGGTTGTGGTTGATCAAAGAGAGACCATTGAGAgtttaaaaaaggaaaaagatacTTTGACTGAGAGAATTGCAAACatagagcatgagagagatgacctattagtAGTAGTCGTAGACCTAAAggaaacaattgaggaactaaaaAGGGAAG GTAACACTGGGCACTTTAAGGAAACCTGTAAGGCCAAGTATCAGTCTCAACAGAAAAACaaagtttttactaaaaag GGAAACAAGAGTGGTGATCTCAGCTGTCtaagtgttgttgatgatgattcTGAACTATGGCACAGAAGGATGGGTCATGCAAGTTTCACGTTGCTGAACAAGTtggtcaagaaggacctg gattcacatgataagattgaTCAAGAGGGAGAACAATCAATTGTCCCCGGTGAAGTCATTGACATGGCAAATGGAAAAACTGACATGATGAGTCAGGTCAAGGATTCAAATGACAATGGCACATATGAATCTCCAGCTAACATAGAGGAACCCAGTTCCtcaatcacaacaactgaagctgaAAATAGAGTTGATGATGCACATCAAGGGACCCCGCATGTAGAGAGAGAATCACATTCAGAAATACTTGGACCATTCCACAACAAGATTTGGGTGTCTAACTGGAAACACAAAAGTTCACATCCTCTGGAAAATgtgatcactcctcttgattcaggaattcaaaccagatcaaagGCAATAAACGCGTTTGTCTTCTCAGCTTTTCTCTCTCAAATTGAGCCCAAGAATATCAAGGAAGCATTAAAAGATGTTGATTGGATTACAGTTATGCAAGAAgaactccatcaatttgagaggaacagt TTGAAAAACACAACAAGGAATAAGGCAAGGCtagtagttcaaggctacaatcaggaagaaggaaatgactatgatgaaacttttgctccagttgtTCGAATGGAGGCCTTCAGAATTTTTATtccatctcatatggaattcaaattgttccaaatggatgtcaaaagtgtttttctgaatggctttctaaaggaagaagtcttcatcaagcaaccacctggtttCGAGTGCCATGAGCATTCTGAGCACGTGTTTAAACTTGACAAGGCATTATATGGACTGAAGCAG AAACGCgagaggaacctgctcattgtgcaaGTTTATGTTGACTACATCATCTTTGGTGCAATAAGTGATTCTCTGTGTGAAGAGTTTGCAACGCTCATGGGAagcgagtttgaaatgagcatgatgggagaattgaatttcttcttgggtTTGCGAGTCAAGCAAACTTCTAAGGGCACAATGATAAGTCAACAAAAGTACATCAAAGAGCTTCTGAAGAGATTTGAGATGGAGAGTTCAAAGATCATTGATACACTTATTGCCACTAGCACTCGCCTGGATATGGAGGAACCTGGTTCTTCT GTTTCAATCCAATCCAAAGGAGTCTTATCTGAAGGATGCAAAGAGAATTCTGAG CTTCCTTATCTCATCAGTGGCACTGTTTTGGGCCTTGATCAACTGGGCGATAGTAGAAGTGCTGCCAAATCCTCCAACCATATCAATGCACTCACATTACTCGAGGGTGGTCTTGAAGAAGGTTTGCTTACGAGTACCCACTTTGGATTTTCCCAAAGGGACTTTGAAGAACTCAAAATCTTTAGTGAGGAGCAACCCGTAAGGCAGCCTATGATTACCATCCTTGAACTCTACCACCTTCTGCATGGACTACGGAATGCCAGCGcgctttggaagaactaa